A window of Pedococcus badiiscoriae genomic DNA:
CCCCTGGTATGCCGGGTGTACCCCGACCACGTACACCTCACCTGCCGGTCTGGCCGGGTCCACCGACGAGCGGTCGTCAGGGTCGACCTTGGTCCAGTGGAAGGCCGCGACTCTCCCCGCCGACGGGTCGCGGACGGGCTCGTCGGCTTCGACGAGGATGAACCCGGTCGGGTCGAACCAGGGGAGCGCCATCCGCTCGCGCAGGTCGGCCAGCGTCAGCCGTCCCTGCTCGGGGTGGTGGGCGAAGGCCGCCGCGTTGGTCTCCAGCCAGTCCTGCTCGTCGCGGCCGGGCTCGAAGGACCGTGACCGGAACCCCGGCGGCAGGGCGCTCGCCGCCGGGTCGAGGTCGGCCTCCCCGAGCGGCCTGGCCATCTTGTGCAGCTCGCGGACAGCCGTCAGCCCGCTGCTCGCGGCGAGGGCCTGCGCGGCCGGGAGCTGGCCGTGTGCCCAGAGCCGGGCCTCGGGCGCCAGCTCCAGGACCGCGTCCACCAGGGCCTGGCCGAGGCCCCGCTTCCGGAAGTCCGGATCGACGACCAGCTCTCCGGAGGGGTCGGGACCGGTGGCGGGGTCGAGCTGGGCGTACCCCGCGAGCTGCTGCCCGGCATACGCGAGCAGGTGGTGGACGCGACCAGCCGCGGAGGTGAGGGACAGCAGCGACTGCTCCGAGAGCGGACCGACACCGTCGACGGCGGCCGCGCGCCCGTGCAGGTCATGCACCTGGGCGGCTTCCTCGGCCGTCAAGGGGTCGGCGGGGCGCACGGGAGTCAAGGGCACGTATGCATTGCACCATGCATCTTCCCCACCGGTGGATCCGCGGTTAGCGTGCACAGGTCCGGCGACCGCCGGTTCCTCCTCCGCACAAGGACGAACACATGACTTCTTCCCGTACCCGACGCCTGTCCGGCGTCGTGGCAGTGGCCGCGCTCGCGGCGACCGGTGCGGCCTTCACGGGAGGCAGCACGTCCGCTGCCTCCAACGGGCCGACCATCGACATCCAGCTGCTGTCGTTCAACGACTTCCACGGAAACCTCGAGCCCCCGTCGGGCTCGGGCGGCCGGATCATCACCTCGGACACCTACACCGA
This region includes:
- the mshD gene encoding mycothiol synthase → MPLTPVRPADPLTAEEAAQVHDLHGRAAAVDGVGPLSEQSLLSLTSAAGRVHHLLAYAGQQLAGYAQLDPATGPDPSGELVVDPDFRKRGLGQALVDAVLELAPEARLWAHGQLPAAQALAASSGLTAVRELHKMARPLGEADLDPAASALPPGFRSRSFEPGRDEQDWLETNAAAFAHHPEQGRLTLADLRERMALPWFDPTGFILVEADEPVRDPSAGRVAAFHWTKVDPDDRSSVDPARPAGEVYVVGVHPAYQGRGLGRPVTALGLAHLAGLGLPEVVLYVDGDNQAAIRTYTGLGFRSIMVDVMYSRGVQPARSPGPVRMTP